One window of Nocardia nova SH22a genomic DNA carries:
- a CDS encoding SpoIID/LytB domain-containing protein, protein MTRTENRARYPHQDDPSSNRCASRFRRGRGQLLHRRRIRRGALIGLVALPVTGGTVIAFALSASGGSAPRNASYEAVAGPGHGRGMSQDGAFDQAAGGATADSILQHYYPGAQLGTIAPTTVRVRLTVYDNETLDVYSDSGLTVAGRRVVAGQAAHLTPTPDGGANVVVTIGCDGDVLWQGSTDDPWAYPVDPGSDRPAAEQLKVCDGSGFRGALGVTEDNGAPVTVNQLDVDDYLQGVVPAEMQANWADKGAAEALRAQAIAARSYALAEHRYPYAQTCDTTDCQMYPGTDKEDPRAADAVHSTAGQVLLRDGRILRTEYSAAPGGGQPIDIATLEVGPAPAQLQSIPVPAAPVPAAPTPVDPEKAVRASTVIDTKYAESGGAAGPLGDPMGPESLLPGRGGTFRLYRGGVIIATPTLGAQIVDYARLLQLAPGATRSAGPDAADRVTPGDTPAPGTAATPTPPGTSAAQVATGRPDAAGAESAEQPPTDPPAAGVAPDHTASDPVAGPQPGE, encoded by the coding sequence ATGACCCGCACCGAGAACCGAGCGCGGTACCCCCATCAGGACGATCCGTCGAGCAATCGTTGCGCGAGCCGTTTCCGGCGCGGTCGAGGACAACTACTGCATCGTCGACGGATTCGGCGCGGCGCGCTGATCGGATTGGTCGCGCTCCCGGTCACGGGCGGGACGGTGATCGCGTTCGCGCTGTCCGCGAGCGGCGGATCCGCGCCCCGGAACGCCTCCTACGAGGCCGTCGCGGGGCCTGGACACGGGCGCGGGATGAGCCAGGACGGCGCCTTCGATCAGGCCGCCGGTGGCGCCACGGCCGACAGCATCCTGCAGCACTACTATCCGGGCGCCCAGCTGGGAACCATCGCGCCGACCACGGTGCGCGTCCGGTTGACCGTCTACGACAACGAGACCCTCGATGTGTACTCCGATTCCGGCTTGACCGTCGCCGGTCGGCGTGTCGTGGCCGGGCAGGCCGCACATCTCACGCCCACACCGGACGGCGGCGCGAATGTCGTGGTGACCATCGGCTGTGACGGCGATGTGCTCTGGCAGGGTTCGACCGACGATCCGTGGGCCTATCCGGTGGACCCGGGATCCGACCGCCCGGCCGCCGAACAGCTGAAGGTCTGCGACGGTTCGGGTTTCCGCGGCGCGCTGGGCGTCACCGAGGACAACGGCGCGCCCGTCACGGTGAATCAGCTCGATGTCGACGACTACCTCCAAGGCGTCGTTCCCGCGGAGATGCAGGCGAACTGGGCCGACAAGGGCGCCGCGGAAGCTCTGCGCGCCCAGGCGATCGCGGCCCGCTCCTACGCTCTGGCCGAACATCGTTACCCCTACGCCCAGACCTGCGACACCACCGACTGTCAGATGTATCCCGGCACCGACAAGGAGGATCCGCGCGCCGCCGACGCCGTCCACTCGACCGCGGGACAGGTGCTGCTGCGCGACGGCCGGATCCTGCGCACCGAGTACTCCGCGGCGCCGGGCGGTGGCCAGCCGATCGATATCGCCACCCTCGAGGTGGGCCCGGCGCCGGCTCAATTGCAGTCGATCCCGGTTCCCGCCGCGCCCGTTCCGGCCGCGCCCACGCCCGTCGACCCGGAGAAAGCCGTGCGTGCCAGTACCGTCATCGATACGAAATATGCCGAAAGTGGCGGTGCGGCAGGTCCTCTGGGCGATCCGATGGGACCCGAGTCGTTGCTGCCCGGCAGGGGTGGGACATTCCGTCTGTATCGGGGCGGGGTGATCATCGCGACTCCCACGCTCGGCGCGCAGATCGTCGACTACGCCCGGCTCCTGCAACTGGCTCCGGGCGCCACGCGGAGTGCGGGGCCGGATGCGGCGGACCGGGTGACACCCGGCGACACCCCGGCTCCGGGTACGGCGGCGACCCCCACGCCGCCCGGGACCTCCGCCGCGCAGGTCGCGACGGGTCGGCCCGATGCCGCCGGTGCCGAGTCGGCGGAACAACCGCCGACGGACCCGCCCGCAGCCGGTGTCGCGCCGGATCACACCGCATCGGATCCCGTCGCCGGGCCGCAGCCGGGCGAATGA
- a CDS encoding MarR family winged helix-turn-helix transcriptional regulator, with translation MSDAVDRIVADWEKVRPDLDVWPTHVIGRIKRMGRRLDLEMKDFFAGHGLEYWEFDVLSTLRRSGGPDGLTAGDLIKATMVTSGAITNRIDRMAAKDLVRRAPDAKDRRTIRVQLTDHGREVIDELMPLHVDNEMRLLAGMDRADLDQLGDLLRQLAESLDDTSLG, from the coding sequence ATGAGCGACGCAGTGGACCGGATCGTCGCCGACTGGGAGAAGGTGCGGCCCGACCTCGATGTCTGGCCCACCCACGTCATCGGCAGGATCAAGCGGATGGGCCGCAGGCTCGACCTCGAGATGAAGGACTTCTTCGCCGGACACGGCCTCGAATACTGGGAATTCGACGTCCTGAGCACCCTGCGCCGCTCCGGTGGACCGGACGGGCTCACGGCGGGCGATCTGATCAAGGCGACGATGGTGACCTCGGGAGCCATCACCAACCGCATCGACCGGATGGCGGCCAAGGATCTGGTCCGCCGCGCCCCGGACGCGAAGGACCGTCGCACCATCCGGGTCCAGCTCACCGACCACGGCCGGGAGGTGATCGACGAACTCATGCCGCTGCACGTCGACAACGAGATGCGGCTACTGGCGGGAATGGACCGCGCGGATCTCGATCAGCTCGGGGATCTGCTGCGGCAGCTCGCCGAATCGCTCGACGACACTTCTCTGGGCTGA
- a CDS encoding EamA family transporter, which yields MTRTVARGSSAAVLAVTGLAPLVWGSTYAITSEFLPPDRPMFTALMRALPAGLVLLAVTRTLPHGRWIGRAALLGVLNIGAFFPLLFLAAYRLPGGVAAVLGSAAPVFALGFAGLLLQARPSGRKVLAGVIGIAGVALVVLRANAALDTVGVIAGLAGAASMAAGTVLTGHWGRPEGVGPLAFTSWQLTAGGLVLLPLALFTEGAPPALDGAAVTGYLYLGVLGTAAAYAIWFRGLARVPATSVAFLGLLSPVSATVIGWAALGQSLTALQLLGMVIALGATVLGQIGVRAREAKTADPVPAVDPPVDSGIRAA from the coding sequence ATGACACGCACCGTGGCTCGCGGATCAAGTGCCGCAGTCCTCGCCGTCACCGGGCTCGCCCCGCTGGTATGGGGCAGTACCTACGCGATCACCTCGGAGTTCCTGCCGCCCGACCGGCCGATGTTCACCGCGCTGATGCGTGCCCTGCCCGCGGGACTGGTACTGCTCGCGGTCACCCGCACCCTGCCGCACGGCCGGTGGATCGGCCGGGCCGCATTGCTCGGGGTACTCAATATCGGGGCCTTCTTTCCGCTGCTGTTCCTGGCCGCCTATCGGTTGCCCGGCGGTGTCGCCGCCGTACTGGGCTCGGCCGCACCGGTTTTCGCCCTCGGTTTCGCCGGGCTGCTGTTGCAGGCGCGGCCGAGCGGGCGCAAGGTGCTCGCCGGTGTCATCGGTATCGCCGGAGTGGCGTTGGTGGTGCTGCGGGCGAACGCCGCACTGGACACCGTCGGCGTGATCGCCGGACTCGCGGGAGCCGCGTCGATGGCCGCGGGCACGGTGCTGACCGGTCATTGGGGACGTCCGGAAGGGGTCGGGCCGCTGGCGTTCACCAGCTGGCAGCTCACCGCGGGCGGGCTCGTACTGCTGCCGTTGGCGCTGTTCACCGAGGGTGCGCCGCCCGCGCTGGACGGCGCCGCCGTGACCGGATACCTGTACCTCGGCGTGCTCGGGACCGCGGCGGCGTATGCGATCTGGTTCCGCGGATTGGCGCGGGTCCCGGCGACCTCGGTGGCCTTCCTGGGATTGCTCAGCCCGGTGTCGGCCACCGTGATCGGCTGGGCGGCGCTCGGACAATCGCTCACCGCACTGCAATTGCTGGGAATGGTGATCGCACTCGGCGCAACGGTGCTGGGGCAGATCGGAGTTCGCGCGCGCGAAGCGAAGACGGCCGATCCGGTACCGGCAGTCGATCCGCCGGTGGATTCCGGAATCCGCGCGGCCTGA
- a CDS encoding NAD(P)-dependent oxidoreductase yields MRITVFGAAGTAGSRIVGEALARGHEVTAVGRTAAGPDGLPAEVMTRSGDATDPDQVAAAAAGTDVVVSATRPRPGHEYELAVVAQSLLDGLRGTGVRLLVVGGAGDLIVPGTDGGRVMEQPDFPPDWLPIALACRAQREVFTSAATDVDWSYLSPPALLEPGQRRGTYRLGADELLSDHAGISRISMEDLAVALLDEAEEPRHRRRRFTVAY; encoded by the coding sequence ATGCGAATAACAGTCTTCGGAGCTGCCGGAACCGCCGGATCCCGCATCGTCGGTGAGGCGCTGGCACGCGGCCACGAGGTGACCGCGGTCGGCCGGACGGCCGCGGGACCGGATGGCCTTCCGGCCGAAGTGATGACGCGCAGCGGCGATGCGACCGATCCGGATCAGGTGGCCGCCGCCGCGGCGGGAACCGATGTGGTGGTGAGCGCGACGCGGCCCAGGCCGGGACACGAATACGAACTGGCCGTCGTGGCGCAATCGCTGCTGGACGGCTTGCGCGGCACCGGCGTTCGGCTATTGGTGGTGGGTGGCGCCGGTGATCTGATCGTGCCCGGTACGGACGGTGGTCGCGTCATGGAGCAGCCGGATTTCCCGCCGGACTGGCTGCCGATAGCCCTGGCCTGCCGGGCACAGCGCGAGGTATTCACCAGCGCGGCAACCGATGTCGACTGGTCGTATCTGAGTCCGCCCGCCCTGCTCGAACCGGGACAGCGGCGCGGGACCTATCGGCTCGGCGCCGACGAACTGCTCAGCGACCATGCGGGCATCTCCCGGATCTCCATGGAGGATCTCGCGGTAGCGCTCCTCGACGAGGCGGAGGAGCCGCGGCATCGCCGTCGCCGCTTCACGGTCGCTTACTGA
- the glf gene encoding UDP-galactopyranose mutase: protein MTVAAPFDLIVVGSGFFGLTVAERTANLLGKRVLVVERRYHLGGNAYSEPDPETGIEIHKYGAHLFHTSNKRVWDYVNQFTEFTGYQHRVFALHKGQAYQFPMGLGLISQFFGRYFTPEEARALIADQSAEIDTENAANLEEKAISLIGRPLYEAFVRDYTAKQWQTDPKELPAGNITRLPVRYTFDNRYFNDTYEGLPRNGYTAWLEKMAESDLIEVRVNTDWFEVRDEIRAQNPDAPVVYTGPLDRYFDYSEGELGWRTIDFETEVLETGDFQGTSVMNYNDADVPYTRIIEPRHFHPERDSYPADKTVIMREFSRFAQTGDEPYYPINTPEDRAKLLAYRERAKNETATAKVIFGGRLGTYQYLDMHMAIGSALSAFDNVLRPHLESGAPLTDAESR from the coding sequence GTGACCGTCGCAGCTCCCTTCGATCTGATCGTCGTCGGCTCCGGATTTTTCGGGCTGACCGTGGCCGAACGCACTGCCAACCTTCTGGGTAAGCGCGTGCTCGTGGTCGAGCGCCGTTACCACCTGGGTGGTAACGCCTATTCGGAGCCGGATCCGGAAACCGGAATCGAAATCCACAAGTATGGCGCCCACCTGTTCCACACCTCGAACAAGCGAGTGTGGGATTACGTCAACCAATTCACCGAATTCACCGGCTACCAGCACCGCGTCTTCGCGCTGCACAAGGGCCAGGCCTACCAGTTCCCGATGGGGCTGGGCCTGATCTCGCAGTTCTTCGGCCGGTATTTCACGCCCGAGGAGGCTCGGGCGCTGATCGCGGATCAGTCCGCCGAGATCGACACCGAGAACGCGGCAAATCTGGAAGAGAAGGCGATCTCCCTGATCGGTCGCCCGCTCTATGAAGCCTTTGTCCGCGATTACACCGCCAAGCAGTGGCAGACCGACCCCAAGGAACTGCCCGCCGGAAATATCACCCGGCTGCCGGTCCGCTACACGTTCGACAATCGCTATTTCAACGACACCTACGAGGGTCTGCCGCGCAACGGCTACACCGCGTGGCTGGAGAAGATGGCGGAATCGGATCTCATCGAGGTCCGGGTGAACACCGACTGGTTCGAGGTGCGCGACGAGATCCGTGCCCAGAACCCGGACGCCCCCGTGGTCTACACCGGCCCGCTGGATCGCTACTTCGACTACAGCGAGGGCGAACTCGGCTGGCGCACCATCGATTTCGAGACCGAGGTGCTCGAAACCGGTGATTTCCAGGGCACTTCGGTGATGAACTACAACGATGCGGACGTGCCCTACACCCGCATCATCGAGCCGCGGCACTTCCATCCGGAGCGTGACTCGTACCCGGCCGACAAGACGGTCATCATGCGCGAGTTCTCCCGCTTCGCGCAGACCGGCGACGAGCCGTACTATCCGATCAACACCCCCGAGGACCGGGCCAAACTGCTGGCCTACCGCGAGCGGGCGAAGAACGAAACCGCTACGGCCAAGGTGATTTTCGGTGGCCGTCTGGGTACCTACCAGTACCTCGACATGCACATGGCGATCGGTAGCGCGCTGAGCGCCTTCGACAATGTGCTGCGGCCGCATCTGGAATCCGGCGCGCCGCTCACCGACGCCGAATCCCGGTAA
- a CDS encoding glycosyltransferase has product MTAQLTVEDMTTETRAKSLLARIILPRPGEPLDVRTLYLEESATNARRAHAPTRTSLSIGAESEVSFCTYFNAVPASYWRRWTILESVVLRLELSGHGRVDVYRSKADGSRIHVQGNEFATSAPSDTTTVEFEVELAPFEDGGWIWFDITTDSAVELRSGGWYAPIEAPGEGSIAVGMPTFNRPTDCVKTLAALGSDPLVLEKIQAVIIPDQGNRKAVDEPGFAEAAAVLGDRLAIHDQPNLGGSGGYSRVMYEALKTTDAQYIVYMDDDIEIEPDCILRALAFARFSRTPTLVGGQMLNLQERSHLHTMGEVVDRGIWMWTAAPNVEYDHDFSKYPLRDRDNSKLLHRRIDVDFNGWWTCVIPRSVAEEIGQPLPLFLKWDDVEYGLRARAAGYPTVTLPGAAVWHMAWSDKDDAIDWQAYFHLRNRLVVAALHLGNDGRPMIVNTVKATLKHLLCLEYSTVAIQNQAIRDFLAGPDKLFELLPTALGEIATMRKEFSDAVIVGSSTELPLPSGADVGAVGEPSNPIAKIVRLGKGVLHNLRGAKTEHHDRPQLNVPTLDARWFLLSQVDGVTVTTADGRGVVYRKRDPRQARELFAEAMRLRRELAARFPELRERYRSAHARLTSTAAWENAFGINPSEDK; this is encoded by the coding sequence ATGACCGCACAACTGACCGTCGAGGACATGACCACCGAGACCCGCGCGAAATCCCTGCTGGCGCGCATCATCCTGCCTCGCCCCGGCGAGCCGCTGGACGTGCGGACACTGTATCTGGAGGAGTCGGCGACCAATGCCCGGCGCGCGCACGCGCCGACCCGGACCTCGCTGTCGATCGGCGCCGAATCCGAGGTGTCGTTCTGCACCTACTTCAACGCGGTGCCCGCCAGCTACTGGCGGCGCTGGACGATTCTGGAATCGGTGGTGCTGCGCCTGGAGCTGTCCGGGCACGGCCGGGTGGACGTGTACCGCTCCAAGGCAGACGGTTCCCGGATCCACGTGCAGGGCAACGAATTCGCCACCTCCGCGCCGTCGGATACCACCACGGTGGAATTCGAGGTCGAGCTCGCGCCGTTCGAGGACGGCGGCTGGATCTGGTTCGACATCACCACCGACAGCGCCGTCGAATTGCGCAGTGGCGGCTGGTACGCGCCGATCGAGGCGCCCGGTGAGGGCAGCATCGCGGTCGGCATGCCCACCTTCAACCGGCCCACCGACTGTGTGAAAACCCTTGCGGCGCTGGGCTCGGACCCGCTGGTGCTGGAGAAGATCCAGGCCGTGATCATTCCCGATCAGGGCAACCGCAAGGCCGTCGACGAGCCCGGATTCGCCGAGGCCGCAGCGGTTCTCGGTGATCGGCTCGCGATTCACGATCAGCCGAATCTCGGCGGTTCCGGCGGTTACAGCCGGGTCATGTACGAGGCGCTGAAAACCACCGACGCGCAGTACATCGTCTACATGGACGACGATATCGAGATCGAGCCGGACTGCATTCTGCGCGCACTGGCCTTCGCCCGTTTCTCCCGCACGCCCACCCTGGTCGGCGGGCAGATGCTCAATCTGCAGGAGCGATCGCATCTGCACACGATGGGCGAGGTCGTCGACCGCGGCATCTGGATGTGGACCGCGGCGCCGAATGTCGAATACGACCACGATTTCTCGAAATACCCGCTGCGCGACCGCGACAATTCGAAACTGCTGCATCGCCGGATCGATGTCGATTTCAACGGCTGGTGGACCTGCGTCATCCCGCGTTCGGTGGCCGAGGAGATCGGTCAGCCGCTGCCGCTGTTCCTGAAATGGGACGACGTCGAATACGGACTGCGCGCCCGCGCGGCCGGATATCCGACCGTCACCCTGCCCGGTGCGGCGGTCTGGCACATGGCGTGGAGCGACAAGGACGACGCCATCGACTGGCAGGCGTATTTCCACCTGCGCAATCGTCTGGTGGTCGCGGCACTGCACCTCGGTAACGACGGCCGCCCGATGATCGTCAACACCGTCAAGGCGACGCTGAAACACCTGCTCTGCCTGGAATATTCGACCGTCGCCATTCAGAACCAGGCCATCCGGGATTTCCTCGCGGGCCCGGACAAACTGTTCGAGCTGCTGCCGACCGCGCTGGGCGAGATCGCCACGATGCGCAAGGAATTCTCCGACGCGGTGATCGTCGGTTCCTCGACCGAACTGCCACTGCCCAGCGGTGCGGATGTGGGCGCGGTCGGTGAACCGTCCAATCCGATCGCCAAGATCGTGCGTCTCGGCAAAGGCGTGCTGCACAATCTGCGCGGCGCCAAGACCGAGCATCACGACCGTCCGCAGCTGAATGTTCCCACCCTTGACGCGCGTTGGTTCCTCCTCTCGCAGGTCGACGGGGTTACCGTGACCACAGCCGACGGGCGTGGTGTGGTGTACCGCAAACGTGATCCGCGTCAGGCCCGGGAGTTGTTCGCCGAGGCGATGCGGTTGCGCCGGGAACTGGCCGCCCGGTTCCCGGAGCTGCGGGAGCGCTACCGTTCCGCACACGCGCGGCTGACCAGCACCGCGGCCTGGGAGAACGCCTTCGGAATCAACCCGAGTGAGGACAAATGA
- a CDS encoding phosphatase PAP2 family protein, whose translation MSAPAASDPAGAPHLRVVSDPASSPAEVKILNAVQGAIGTPPVIKAARGMSHFGEHALGWMAIGAAGALVDKSRRRQWAGVAVGAFGAHAASVVIKRIVRRPRPHDPSVQVNVSTPSKLSFPSSHATSTTAAAVLLGKLTGLPLPAVLVPPMLLSRVVLGVHYPSDVLAGSALGAASAAAVLAAEKRFTSDRTGKNPR comes from the coding sequence ATGAGCGCCCCCGCAGCCTCCGATCCGGCCGGTGCCCCGCATCTGCGGGTGGTGTCGGATCCGGCGTCCTCGCCGGCGGAAGTGAAGATCCTCAACGCGGTGCAGGGTGCGATCGGCACCCCGCCGGTGATCAAGGCCGCGCGCGGAATGTCGCATTTCGGTGAGCACGCGCTCGGCTGGATGGCCATCGGCGCCGCCGGCGCCCTGGTCGACAAGTCCCGCCGACGGCAGTGGGCGGGGGTCGCGGTCGGTGCGTTCGGCGCCCACGCGGCCTCGGTCGTCATCAAGCGGATCGTGCGGCGGCCGCGTCCGCACGATCCGTCGGTGCAGGTCAACGTGTCGACACCGAGCAAGCTGAGCTTCCCGTCGTCACATGCCACCTCCACGACGGCGGCGGCCGTGTTGCTCGGAAAACTCACCGGGCTACCCTTGCCTGCGGTGCTCGTGCCGCCGATGCTGCTCTCCCGGGTCGTTCTGGGAGTGCACTATCCCTCCGACGTACTCGCCGGGTCCGCTCTGGGTGCGGCATCCGCCGCAGCCGTGCTAGCCGCCGAAAAGAGATTCACCAGTGACCGCACAGGAAAGAACCCTCGCTGA
- a CDS encoding decaprenyl-phosphate phosphoribosyltransferase produces the protein MSEEPTGTDLDDAVLKGPPKTLAGGIVKAVRPRQWVKNVLVLAAPLAAGKDAATGAYVLADAGVVAHIIIAFVVFCLAASGIYLVNDALDVDADRAHPTKRFRPIAAGVVPVNLAYSLSAVLLVASLALSFVASWHLAVVMAVYIGIQLAYCFGLKHQAVLDICIVSSGFLLRAVAGGAAADIRLSQWFLLIMAFGSLFMAAGKRYAELKIALDTGAKIRKSLQYYTPTYLRFIWTLSATALVIFYGLWAFETDHKHTQWFAISMIPFTIAILRYAVDVDGGEAGEPEEIALGDRILQLLAIAWIGAVGVAVYLT, from the coding sequence ATGAGTGAAGAGCCGACCGGCACCGACCTCGACGACGCCGTTCTGAAGGGTCCGCCGAAGACGCTGGCCGGTGGAATCGTCAAGGCCGTACGGCCACGGCAGTGGGTGAAGAACGTCCTCGTGCTGGCGGCCCCGCTGGCCGCGGGCAAGGACGCGGCCACGGGTGCGTACGTGCTCGCGGACGCGGGCGTGGTCGCGCACATCATCATCGCGTTCGTGGTGTTCTGCCTGGCGGCCTCGGGTATCTATCTGGTCAACGACGCTCTCGACGTCGACGCCGATCGGGCGCACCCCACCAAGCGGTTCCGGCCCATCGCGGCGGGTGTCGTGCCGGTGAATCTGGCCTATTCGCTGTCGGCAGTCCTGCTGGTCGCCTCGCTCGCTCTCTCGTTCGTGGCGTCCTGGCATCTGGCCGTGGTGATGGCGGTGTACATCGGCATCCAGCTGGCCTACTGCTTCGGCCTCAAACACCAAGCGGTGCTCGACATCTGCATCGTGTCCTCGGGCTTCCTGTTGCGCGCGGTCGCCGGTGGCGCCGCCGCCGACATCCGGCTGTCGCAGTGGTTCCTGTTGATCATGGCGTTCGGCTCGCTGTTCATGGCGGCCGGAAAGCGCTACGCGGAGTTGAAGATCGCACTCGACACCGGTGCGAAGATTCGCAAGTCGCTGCAGTACTACACGCCCACCTACCTGCGCTTCATCTGGACTCTGTCGGCCACCGCGCTGGTGATCTTCTACGGGCTGTGGGCCTTCGAAACCGATCACAAGCACACCCAGTGGTTCGCGATCTCGATGATCCCGTTTACCATCGCAATCCTGCGCTACGCGGTCGACGTCGATGGCGGCGAGGCCGGGGAACCCGAAGAGATCGCGCTGGGGGATCGCATTTTGCAGCTCCTGGCCATCGCCTGGATCGGAGCGGTAGGTGTCGCTGTCTATCTCACCTGA
- the zomB gene encoding flagellar motor control protein ZomB, translating into MLVAGDEHEEGAAAQSPNRARDRDAARRFSLLSRSVFVGGVIVTLLLFGIGAWQRRWIADDGLIVLRTVRNLMAGNGPVFNAGERVETNTSAAWTYVIWFFGWISDARLEYVSLVVALTLSLLAIVFAMVGSARLWRPVTGAAPTLLLPAGALVYIAVPPARDYATSGLENCLVIFWLGVLWWLLLRWSQDERPRLLNLLLAGFWAGLCWVIRPEMTVIGGLALVVLFFSRMPRTRLRPLFTRALLVLVGGLVPVGYQIWRMGYYGLPYPNTAVAKEAGGAKWQQGLKYLWDLVGPYYLWIPLLVLIVVAVALLVRARRGRAVADAGKAPATGRLTRLQRWLRSPAAVVTVLVGGGLLLVIFNIRVGGDFMHGRMLLPQLFCLMLPVSVLPVRLPVASAGSDRPGWLRWSFALPLIAWAGTVGWALFAANTTANTAGGQISASGIVDERIYYVLNSGHDHPVLAEDYLDYPRMRAMVQDIAANPNGGLLINSPSYMMWYVAPPPLPIPPAGYGHTVYFLNLGMTSMNVPLSVRVIDQEGLAYPLAAHTDRLVDGRIGHDKNLYPDWVVVDTGMVDQHPWMPWFLDEKWVIQARTALTCPATQDLLASYRAPLTLDRFKHNLIQSLHFAKYRIDRVPKYEIQRCHLVDPTTPPPVPN; encoded by the coding sequence ATGCTGGTAGCGGGAGACGAACACGAAGAAGGGGCAGCGGCACAGTCGCCGAATCGCGCGCGCGATCGCGATGCCGCGCGCCGCTTCTCGCTACTATCCCGCTCGGTATTCGTCGGTGGGGTGATCGTCACCCTCCTGTTGTTCGGTATCGGCGCCTGGCAACGGCGCTGGATCGCCGACGACGGTCTGATCGTGTTGCGCACCGTGCGCAATCTGATGGCCGGAAACGGTCCGGTCTTCAATGCGGGCGAGCGGGTGGAAACCAACACCAGCGCCGCCTGGACCTATGTGATCTGGTTCTTCGGCTGGATCAGCGACGCCCGGCTCGAGTACGTCAGCCTGGTTGTCGCGCTGACCCTTTCGCTGCTGGCCATCGTGTTCGCGATGGTCGGCTCGGCCCGGCTGTGGCGGCCGGTCACCGGCGCGGCCCCGACCCTCCTGCTGCCCGCGGGCGCGCTGGTCTACATCGCGGTGCCCCCGGCCCGTGACTACGCCACCTCCGGCCTCGAGAACTGCCTGGTGATCTTCTGGCTCGGCGTGCTGTGGTGGCTGCTGCTGCGCTGGAGTCAGGACGAGCGGCCGCGCCTGCTGAACCTGCTGCTGGCCGGTTTCTGGGCCGGACTGTGCTGGGTGATCCGCCCGGAGATGACCGTCATCGGCGGTCTGGCCCTGGTCGTCCTGTTCTTCTCGCGGATGCCGCGAACCCGGTTGCGGCCCTTGTTCACTCGCGCGCTGCTGGTGCTGGTCGGCGGTCTGGTACCGGTCGGCTATCAGATCTGGCGGATGGGCTACTACGGCCTGCCCTATCCGAACACCGCGGTGGCCAAGGAGGCCGGTGGCGCGAAATGGCAACAGGGCCTGAAGTATCTGTGGGATCTGGTCGGGCCGTACTACCTGTGGATTCCGCTGCTGGTGCTGATCGTCGTGGCGGTGGCGCTGCTGGTTCGCGCCCGGCGCGGACGTGCGGTCGCGGACGCGGGCAAGGCCCCGGCAACCGGTCGGCTGACCCGCCTCCAGCGGTGGTTGCGGTCTCCGGCCGCGGTCGTGACCGTGCTGGTCGGCGGTGGTCTGCTGCTGGTGATCTTCAATATCCGCGTCGGCGGCGACTTCATGCACGGCCGCATGCTGCTGCCGCAGCTGTTCTGCCTGATGCTGCCGGTTTCGGTGCTGCCCGTGCGACTTCCGGTCGCGAGCGCCGGATCCGATCGCCCGGGCTGGTTGCGCTGGTCGTTCGCGCTGCCGCTGATCGCGTGGGCGGGCACCGTGGGCTGGGCGCTGTTCGCGGCCAACACCACGGCCAACACCGCGGGCGGGCAGATCAGCGCCTCCGGCATCGTGGACGAGCGGATCTACTACGTGCTCAACAGCGGCCACGATCATCCCGTGCTGGCCGAGGACTATCTGGACTATCCCCGCATGCGGGCGATGGTCCAGGACATCGCGGCCAATCCGAACGGCGGCCTGCTGATCAACTCGCCGTCGTACATGATGTGGTACGTCGCGCCGCCGCCGCTGCCGATTCCGCCTGCGGGGTACGGACATACCGTCTACTTCCTCAATCTGGGTATGACCAGCATGAACGTACCGCTCAGCGTGCGGGTCATCGATCAGGAGGGGCTGGCGTATCCGCTGGCCGCGCACACCGACCGACTCGTCGACGGCCGGATCGGACACGACAAGAATCTGTATCCGGACTGGGTCGTCGTCGATACCGGAATGGTCGATCAGCATCCGTGGATGCCGTGGTTCCTCGACGAGAAGTGGGTGATCCAGGCGCGCACCGCGCTGACCTGTCCGGCCACCCAGGATCTGCTCGCCTCGTATCGGGCGCCGCTGACGCTGGATCGGTTCAAGCACAACCTCATCCAGTCGCTGCACTTCGCGAAGTACCGTATCGACCGGGTGCCCAAGTACGAGATCCAGCGGTGCCATCTGGTGGATCCGACAACACCGCCGCCGGTACCGAACTAG